A single region of the Azospirillum brasilense genome encodes:
- a CDS encoding FAD-binding oxidoreductase produces the protein MRDPQALLTSLRTLLGERHVVTQATDLEPLTRDWRGRYQGTALCAVYPADTEQVAATVLLVREHGGKIVPQGGNTGMCGGATPFSDEAVVLRLDRLNRVRQVSALDNTMTVEAGCILADLQARAQEAGRLLPLSLGAEGSCQIGGNIATNAGGTAVLRYGPMRDMVLGLEVVLPDGSVMNDLKRLRKDNSGYAVRHLFIGAEGTLGIITAAVLKLFPQPQASATAMAGAGHLDQALELLAAVRSRLGDRVSAYEVMSHSQMQLVLDHIPGCTLPFAEPHPWYVLIEAEDSFAAMDLAAILEDCLADALERGLVADAVIPKSGAQREALWRLRHSVSEANKVAGISVSYDTVVPLDRLGDFAAETERGVRAAFPQARLLFVGHVGDGNLHAVIHFDHDAFPSRADFEETAERVNEIVDTATLTCDGSISAEHGIGLSNRKRLARSIDPARYRLMTQIKALLDPDHMMNPGKVLVFEDPQ, from the coding sequence ATGCGTGACCCACAGGCTCTGCTGACGTCGTTGCGTACGCTCCTGGGGGAGCGCCATGTGGTCACGCAGGCGACGGACCTCGAACCGCTGACCCGCGACTGGCGGGGCCGCTACCAGGGCACGGCGCTGTGCGCCGTCTATCCGGCGGACACGGAGCAGGTGGCGGCGACCGTCCTGCTGGTGCGCGAGCATGGCGGCAAGATCGTGCCGCAGGGCGGCAACACCGGGATGTGCGGCGGCGCCACGCCCTTCTCGGACGAGGCGGTGGTGCTGCGGCTCGACCGGCTGAACCGGGTCCGGCAGGTCAGCGCGCTGGACAACACCATGACGGTGGAGGCCGGCTGCATCCTGGCCGACCTGCAGGCCCGCGCGCAGGAGGCCGGGCGCCTCCTTCCGCTCAGCCTGGGGGCGGAGGGGAGCTGCCAGATCGGCGGCAACATCGCGACCAACGCCGGCGGCACGGCGGTGCTGCGCTACGGCCCGATGCGCGACATGGTGCTGGGGCTGGAGGTGGTGCTTCCCGACGGCTCGGTGATGAACGACCTGAAGCGGCTGCGCAAGGACAACAGCGGCTACGCCGTGCGCCACCTGTTCATCGGGGCGGAAGGCACGCTGGGGATCATCACGGCGGCGGTGCTGAAGCTGTTCCCGCAGCCGCAGGCGAGCGCCACCGCCATGGCCGGCGCCGGGCATCTCGACCAGGCGCTGGAGTTGCTGGCCGCCGTCCGCTCCCGCCTCGGCGACCGGGTCAGCGCCTACGAGGTGATGTCACACTCCCAGATGCAGCTCGTGCTCGACCACATTCCCGGCTGCACCCTGCCCTTCGCCGAGCCGCACCCCTGGTACGTGCTGATCGAGGCGGAGGACAGCTTCGCCGCCATGGATCTGGCCGCCATCCTGGAGGACTGTCTTGCCGACGCGCTGGAGCGCGGCCTCGTCGCCGACGCCGTGATCCCGAAGAGCGGCGCGCAGCGCGAGGCGCTGTGGCGCCTGCGCCATTCGGTGTCGGAGGCGAACAAGGTTGCCGGAATCAGCGTCTCCTACGACACCGTGGTGCCGCTCGACCGGCTGGGCGACTTCGCGGCGGAAACGGAGCGCGGCGTCCGCGCCGCCTTCCCGCAGGCGCGGCTGCTGTTCGTCGGCCATGTCGGCGACGGCAACCTGCACGCGGTGATCCATTTCGACCACGACGCCTTCCCGTCCCGCGCCGATTTCGAGGAGACGGCGGAGCGGGTCAACGAGATCGTCGACACCGCGACGCTCACCTGCGATGGTTCGATCAGCGCGGAGCACGGGATCGGCCTCAGCAACCGCAAACGGCTCGCCCGCTCCATCGACCCGGCGCGCTACCGGCTGATGACGCAGATCAAAGCGTTGCTGGACCCCGACCATATGATGAATCCTGGAAAGGTTCTGGTGTTCGAGGACCCTCAATGA
- a CDS encoding alpha-hydroxy acid oxidase, producing MAVTASLNIADARQRARSRLPRGLFEYIDRGTEDETGIATSKTALDGLVFKPRVLVDVSKRDAATRLFGVSQPMPLVVAPTAVAGLVWYDGEVELAKAAAAVGIPFCVSTQSITSVERIAGESGARLWFQLYVWRSRERTRELVRRAERAGAEALVLTVDTAVTPNREYNIRNGFGIPIKPSLRAGLDCLAHPRWFAGVFAKYLRNGGVPTYAHYPDEFRTALGRVAVGEEISLAQDVGWDDVRSLRDAWKGKLILKGVLRADDAEKAAELGVDGIVVSNHGARNLDHAIHPVRCLADIAERVGDRVTVLADSGVRRGSHVAGYLGLGAQGVLLGRAVLYGLATDGAAGAQAVLEMIRRELLTTMGFLGAPTVADIKGTVERPR from the coding sequence ATGGCGGTGACCGCGTCGCTCAACATCGCCGACGCCCGGCAACGGGCACGGTCCCGCCTGCCGCGCGGCCTGTTCGAGTACATCGACCGCGGCACCGAGGACGAAACCGGCATCGCGACGAGCAAAACGGCGCTCGACGGCCTCGTCTTCAAGCCGCGCGTGCTGGTGGACGTGTCGAAACGCGACGCCGCCACCCGCCTGTTCGGGGTGAGCCAGCCCATGCCGCTGGTCGTGGCGCCCACCGCCGTGGCCGGGCTGGTCTGGTACGACGGCGAGGTCGAACTGGCCAAGGCCGCCGCCGCGGTCGGCATTCCCTTCTGCGTCTCCACCCAGTCCATCACCTCCGTCGAGCGGATCGCCGGGGAATCCGGGGCGCGGCTGTGGTTCCAGCTCTATGTCTGGCGCAGCCGCGAGCGCACCCGCGAGCTGGTGCGGCGCGCCGAACGGGCCGGGGCGGAGGCGCTGGTCCTGACCGTGGACACGGCGGTGACGCCCAACCGCGAATACAACATCCGCAACGGTTTCGGCATTCCGATCAAGCCGTCGCTGCGCGCCGGGCTCGACTGCCTCGCCCACCCGCGCTGGTTCGCCGGTGTGTTCGCCAAGTATCTGCGCAACGGCGGCGTGCCGACCTACGCCCACTATCCCGACGAGTTCCGCACCGCGCTGGGGCGGGTCGCCGTCGGGGAGGAGATCAGCCTTGCCCAGGACGTGGGGTGGGATGATGTGCGGAGCCTGCGGGACGCCTGGAAGGGCAAGCTGATTTTGAAGGGCGTGCTGCGCGCCGACGACGCGGAGAAGGCCGCCGAACTCGGGGTGGACGGGATCGTCGTGTCCAACCACGGCGCCCGCAACCTGGACCACGCCATCCACCCCGTGCGCTGCCTCGCGGACATCGCCGAGCGGGTCGGCGACCGGGTGACCGTCCTGGCCGACAGCGGGGTGCGGCGCGGCAGCCACGTCGCCGGCTATCTGGGGCTCGGCGCGCAGGGCGTGCTGCTCGGCCGCGCCGTTCTCTACGGGCTGGCCACCGACGGGGCGGCGGGGGCTCAGGCGGTGCTGGAGATGATCCGGCGCGAGCTTCTGACCACCATGGGTTTCCTCGGCGCCCCGACCGTGGCCGACATCAAGGGGACGGTGGAACGGCCACGTTGA
- a CDS encoding transporter substrate-binding domain-containing protein translates to MVNRRELAGFLGAGAAVGAFGATMAAGIAPAAAQEGGSSFDRVLKAKKLRIGGVATGAPWIMKDQTTGQWSGQFWDIGSALAADMDVGIEVVETTWGNAILDLQANKIDVMFGMNPTPKRALAVDFTVPVYNSALVVIAKPGFEPKSWADMNKPEVKIAVDVGSAHDQVASRLCPNAQIIRFKSLDEATLAVRSGRADAQSIFWMGGVRAVKRDPSLGKVVVPRPVFGSTSNAAVRREPDKTLRDFVNTWIVYAQGLGLIREAVVNSLAKVDIAMSDIPEGITF, encoded by the coding sequence ATGGTGAATCGCAGGGAACTGGCTGGGTTTCTGGGCGCCGGCGCGGCGGTCGGGGCTTTCGGGGCCACCATGGCGGCGGGCATCGCCCCGGCCGCGGCGCAGGAGGGCGGCAGCTCCTTCGACCGGGTCCTGAAGGCCAAGAAGCTGCGCATCGGCGGCGTGGCGACCGGCGCCCCCTGGATCATGAAGGACCAGACGACCGGCCAATGGTCGGGCCAGTTCTGGGACATCGGCTCGGCGCTCGCCGCCGACATGGACGTCGGCATCGAGGTGGTCGAGACCACCTGGGGCAACGCCATCCTCGACCTCCAGGCCAACAAGATCGACGTCATGTTCGGCATGAACCCGACGCCCAAACGCGCCTTGGCCGTCGACTTCACGGTCCCGGTCTACAACAGCGCCCTGGTCGTCATCGCCAAGCCGGGCTTCGAGCCGAAGAGCTGGGCCGACATGAACAAGCCGGAGGTGAAGATCGCGGTGGACGTCGGTTCCGCACACGATCAGGTGGCCAGCCGCCTCTGCCCGAACGCCCAGATCATCCGCTTCAAGTCGCTGGACGAGGCGACGCTGGCCGTGCGCAGCGGCCGGGCCGACGCCCAGTCGATCTTCTGGATGGGCGGCGTGCGCGCGGTGAAGCGCGACCCGTCGCTGGGCAAGGTGGTGGTGCCGCGCCCGGTCTTCGGTTCCACCTCCAACGCGGCGGTGCGGCGCGAGCCGGACAAGACCCTGCGCGACTTCGTGAACACCTGGATCGTCTACGCCCAGGGCCTGGGCCTGATCCGCGAGGCGGTGGTGAACAGCCTCGCCAAGGTGGACATCGCCATGAGCGACATCCCCGAAGGCATCACCTTTTAA
- a CDS encoding amino acid ABC transporter permease, which produces MYTFNFEMLWGYRWLFLNGTLVTIGLTAAVVVLGLLLGLVGGLAQLSRFAVLRWISWAYIELFRCTPLLVQLLWFYYALPMLTGIQIDAVTASVLTLSLYGGSFYAEVIRGGVVSIEAGQTEAGLALGLTPAKVMRRIVLPQAVKRMIPPLMNQSIIQFKNTSLVSVVAVPDLLYQGQVAATDTFRPLEVYTIVALIYFVVLVPLTAIVKRGEKQLQTGH; this is translated from the coding sequence ATGTACACCTTCAACTTCGAGATGCTCTGGGGATACCGCTGGCTGTTCCTCAACGGCACGCTGGTCACCATTGGCCTGACGGCCGCCGTTGTCGTGCTGGGCCTGCTGCTCGGGCTGGTCGGCGGGCTGGCCCAGCTCTCGCGCTTCGCGGTGCTGCGCTGGATCTCCTGGGCCTACATCGAGCTGTTCCGCTGCACGCCCCTGCTGGTGCAGCTTCTGTGGTTCTACTACGCGCTGCCGATGCTGACCGGCATCCAGATCGACGCGGTGACGGCCTCCGTCCTCACCCTGTCGCTCTACGGCGGGTCCTTCTACGCGGAGGTGATCCGGGGCGGCGTGGTCTCCATCGAGGCGGGACAGACGGAGGCCGGGCTTGCGCTCGGACTGACGCCCGCCAAGGTGATGCGGCGCATCGTGCTGCCCCAGGCGGTCAAGCGCATGATCCCGCCGCTGATGAACCAGTCGATCATCCAATTCAAGAACACCTCGCTGGTCTCGGTGGTGGCGGTGCCCGACCTTCTCTACCAGGGACAGGTCGCCGCGACGGACACCTTCCGCCCGCTGGAGGTCTACACGATCGTCGCGCTGATCTACTTCGTCGTGCTGGTCCCCCTGACGGCCATCGTGAAGCGGGGCGAGAAGCAGCTCCAGACGGGTCATTGA
- a CDS encoding amino acid ABC transporter ATP-binding protein — MNTPKIEVAGLRKQFGELVVLRDINLKIDPGAVVALIGPSGSGKSTLLRCLNLLVVPNGGRIRIGDDAFDFEKGRALPRPKAQAKFRSNTGMVFQHFNLFPHMTVLGNVMEGPVSAKNMPKAQAEAIGRRLLAKVGLADKADAYPDRLSGGQKQRVAIARALAMEPEVMLFDEATSALDPELVSEVLGVMRDLAAEGMTMIIVTHEIAFAREVADRVIFMRDGVIVEEGPARDVIDRPQQEATRAFLSHFHTRG; from the coding sequence ATGAACACCCCCAAGATCGAAGTCGCCGGGCTGAGGAAGCAGTTCGGCGAACTGGTCGTCCTGCGCGACATCAACCTGAAGATCGACCCCGGCGCCGTTGTCGCCCTGATCGGCCCTTCGGGGTCGGGCAAGTCCACGCTGCTGCGCTGCCTCAACCTGCTGGTGGTGCCGAACGGCGGCCGCATCCGCATCGGCGACGACGCCTTCGACTTCGAAAAGGGCAGGGCGCTGCCCCGGCCCAAGGCGCAGGCGAAGTTCCGCTCCAACACCGGCATGGTGTTCCAGCACTTCAACCTGTTCCCGCACATGACCGTGCTCGGCAACGTGATGGAGGGGCCGGTCTCCGCCAAGAACATGCCGAAGGCGCAGGCCGAGGCGATCGGGCGCCGGCTGCTCGCCAAGGTCGGGCTGGCCGACAAGGCCGACGCCTACCCGGACCGGCTGTCCGGCGGGCAGAAGCAGCGCGTCGCCATCGCCCGCGCGCTCGCCATGGAGCCGGAGGTGATGCTGTTCGACGAGGCGACCTCCGCCCTCGATCCGGAACTGGTGTCGGAGGTGCTGGGGGTGATGCGCGACCTCGCCGCCGAGGGCATGACGATGATCATCGTGACCCATGAGATCGCCTTCGCCCGCGAGGTCGCCGACCGCGTGATCTTCATGCGCGATGGCGTGATCGTGGAGGAGGGGCCGGC